Proteins from one Candidatus Planktophila sp. genomic window:
- a CDS encoding Sua5/YciO/YrdC/YwlC family protein — protein MRKILAPKKTEINKLRKLSFELVEILRTGAVLVVAVENSYVAVADPSNPDAGESFRKLKKSDPDIFFPIFISDLGQLIDYVPDIPDSARLLAGFFWPGMLNIELPARDVIPNNLGASIAPTSVMVRSPKNELLNAMSELMGPIIYVSLTDAKGGLLKSLTLLTPENRKCIRVAIDSGTIKLKEKTSIINCIHAKPKMLREGAITFIEAKKLLPSLSSA, from the coding sequence ATGAGAAAGATTTTAGCTCCAAAGAAAACAGAAATTAACAAACTTAGGAAGCTGTCGTTTGAGTTAGTTGAAATTCTTCGAACTGGAGCGGTTTTGGTTGTGGCAGTTGAAAATTCATATGTCGCAGTTGCCGACCCCTCTAACCCAGATGCGGGTGAGAGTTTTAGGAAGTTGAAGAAGTCTGATCCTGATATTTTTTTCCCAATTTTTATAAGTGACTTGGGGCAATTGATTGATTATGTCCCTGATATTCCTGATAGCGCCCGTCTTTTAGCCGGCTTTTTTTGGCCAGGTATGCTCAATATTGAACTCCCGGCGAGAGATGTAATTCCAAATAATCTTGGAGCCAGCATTGCTCCTACCTCTGTAATGGTTAGAAGCCCTAAGAATGAACTTTTAAATGCCATGTCAGAACTAATGGGACCGATAATCTATGTTTCTCTAACTGATGCAAAGGGTGGATTATTGAAATCTTTGACTCTTTTAACCCCAGAAAACAGAAAGTGTATAAGGGTGGCGATCGACTCAGGGACAATAAAGTTAAAAGAAAAAACAAGTATTATTAACTGCATTCACGCTAAACCTAAAATGCTTCGTGAAGGAGCTATAACTTTTATAGAAGCAAAAAAACTGCTTCCATCGTTATCTTCTGCCTAA
- a CDS encoding SDR family oxidoreductase produces MTIGAFSVKGKVVVVTGAAGGIGMQVCRQLGGDGAQIIMSDIDEIGLAAGQKELESLGISTTTFRGDSSIEADVVSLFKFVSNKFGVADILINNAAAGTHTPPQDTTLEIWNKVIGTSLTGYFLNAREFSKLVLAAKKPGVIVNISSIAGSSAIGRGNFAYSVSKGGVNQLTRELAIEWAKSNIRVNAIQPCSVNTPGWRKWIEVEGEKAKPLMDLLISGIPLGRVAEPADIAHAVHFLASDAAAMVTGTILPVDGGNLAYNAGGTLGDY; encoded by the coding sequence ATGACAATAGGGGCGTTCAGTGTTAAAGGAAAAGTTGTCGTTGTTACAGGAGCTGCCGGCGGTATAGGAATGCAGGTTTGCAGACAGCTAGGCGGTGATGGTGCGCAAATAATTATGTCTGACATAGATGAAATAGGACTCGCTGCAGGCCAGAAAGAATTGGAGTCCCTGGGGATATCCACAACAACCTTCAGAGGCGATTCTAGTATCGAAGCAGATGTGGTGAGCCTATTTAAATTTGTCTCGAATAAATTCGGCGTAGCAGATATTTTAATTAATAATGCCGCTGCGGGTACCCATACACCTCCTCAAGATACAACTTTAGAAATTTGGAATAAGGTAATCGGAACTTCATTAACAGGATATTTTTTGAACGCCAGAGAATTTTCGAAACTAGTTCTTGCAGCTAAAAAACCTGGAGTAATTGTAAATATAAGCTCTATTGCCGGTAGCTCGGCAATTGGACGCGGAAATTTCGCATATAGCGTTTCAAAGGGTGGGGTAAATCAGTTGACTCGTGAACTTGCAATCGAGTGGGCGAAATCAAATATTCGCGTCAATGCGATCCAGCCCTGTTCAGTAAATACACCCGGTTGGAGAAAATGGATAGAAGTAGAGGGAGAAAAAGCCAAACCTCTTATGGATCTTTTAATCAGTGGGATACCCCTTGGTAGGGTTGCAGAACCTGCCGATATAGCACATGCGGTTCATTTCCTAGCAAGTGATGCCGCGGCAATGGTTACCGGAACTATCCTGCCAGTTGATGGAGGCAATCTTGCCTATAACGCCGGCGGAACTCTGGGTGACTACTAA
- a CDS encoding carbohydrate ABC transporter permease: MAIVRGSKQSIQIRTAIRYFTIFLVSLLILFPLYWMGVTAVQAPEVTLRYPPVLYPIDPNLEGFRLIFGEKQMSRWLINSALVALLTTLITTVLSILGAYALSWFKWRGKIAFGLMLLFTQMLPEALIVIPIFKIYSNFQMTDSLTALSLIHAAFVIPVGVWILKPAFESIPREVNEAAQIDGCTPMGVLRKIIIPLCSPAILAVGVVAFFASWGEYLIAVTMISTEEKYPASVGLASTMSQLDTPIQTLLSGAIVYGLPPVILYMFIQKFVISGLTAGAIKG, translated from the coding sequence ATGGCAATCGTCAGAGGCTCAAAACAATCGATTCAAATTCGTACCGCAATCAGATACTTTACTATTTTCTTGGTCAGTTTATTGATTCTCTTTCCGCTGTATTGGATGGGAGTAACCGCTGTACAAGCTCCAGAAGTCACCCTTCGCTATCCCCCTGTTTTATATCCGATCGATCCAAATTTAGAGGGATTTCGCTTAATATTTGGAGAAAAGCAGATGAGCAGGTGGTTGATCAATTCAGCTCTGGTCGCCCTCCTAACTACTTTAATTACAACAGTTTTATCAATACTAGGCGCTTACGCTCTCTCCTGGTTTAAATGGAGGGGGAAAATTGCATTTGGGTTGATGTTGCTCTTTACCCAAATGTTGCCAGAAGCACTTATCGTGATTCCAATCTTCAAGATATATAGTAATTTTCAAATGACAGACTCTTTGACGGCTCTGTCATTAATCCATGCAGCTTTCGTTATTCCTGTAGGCGTATGGATCCTCAAACCAGCCTTTGAGAGTATTCCCAGAGAAGTAAATGAGGCGGCACAAATTGATGGATGTACTCCAATGGGGGTTTTAAGGAAAATAATTATTCCTTTATGTTCTCCTGCCATTCTTGCCGTTGGTGTGGTTGCCTTCTTTGCCAGCTGGGGAGAATACCTCATTGCAGTAACAATGATTTCAACTGAGGAGAAATATCCCGCCTCAGTTGGTTTAGCATCGACAATGTCCCAGTTAGACACTCCAATACAAACTCTTTTATCGGGAGCAATCGTTTATGGATTGCCACCGGTCATTCTTTATATGTTTATCCAAAAGTTTGTTATTTCTGGCTTAACTGCAGGGGCGATAAAAGGCTAG
- a CDS encoding sugar ABC transporter permease: protein MKKNSSSRSSSSKLPYILALPIILVTSLLVVYPITQAIWTSLTDKTLGASLDTKVNFIGLDNYFSLFKSTTFLASLRITTTYAVANVIFSVGAGICTAILVNKRFKGRGGIRAIMTAPWAFPDIASVIIFIWILNSAFGVIGIVNQHLPFDTSGGWLTSSPYAFISIIVMSTWKTFPFYSIVFLAALQGVPEDLTEAATVDGANAFQRFRTVTLPSIRPTFVLLSLLAFIFAFRQFSMIYLTTGGGPERDTETLVLAVYNTAFKYYDLALSSAIGVVGLAVTFIIAVVFLALQSRAEKSN from the coding sequence ATGAAAAAGAATTCATCATCTCGGTCCTCTTCATCAAAACTACCGTACATTTTAGCACTGCCAATAATTTTAGTAACTTCGCTTTTAGTGGTATATCCAATAACTCAAGCCATTTGGACGAGTCTGACAGATAAAACCCTAGGCGCATCCTTAGACACAAAAGTAAATTTTATTGGGCTTGATAATTATTTTTCATTGTTTAAAAGCACAACTTTTCTTGCTAGTTTAAGAATTACTACAACGTATGCTGTAGCAAATGTCATATTTTCAGTAGGAGCGGGCATCTGTACGGCTATTTTGGTTAATAAGAGATTTAAAGGACGAGGTGGAATCCGAGCCATAATGACGGCACCATGGGCATTTCCAGATATAGCATCTGTTATTATTTTTATCTGGATTTTAAATTCAGCTTTCGGTGTTATTGGTATAGTGAATCAGCATCTACCATTTGATACGTCAGGTGGGTGGCTTACATCCAGTCCATATGCATTTATTTCAATTATCGTTATGTCAACCTGGAAGACATTTCCTTTTTACAGCATAGTTTTCTTGGCCGCACTTCAAGGGGTCCCTGAGGATTTAACAGAGGCTGCAACCGTTGATGGTGCGAACGCATTTCAGAGATTTAGAACAGTAACATTGCCGAGCATTCGACCTACTTTCGTTCTACTCTCTCTCCTGGCTTTCATTTTCGCTTTTCGCCAATTTAGTATGATCTATTTGACTACTGGAGGAGGACCTGAGAGAGACACGGAAACGCTGGTTTTAGCCGTTTACAATACAGCCTTTAAATATTATGACTTGGCGCTATCGTCGGCAATCGGAGTTGTCGGCTTGGCGGTCACATTCATAATTGCAGTTGTTTTTCTTGCACTGCAGTCAAGAGCCGAGAAGAGTAATTAA
- a CDS encoding MBL fold metallo-hydrolase, which yields MDAKNSSLWPVIRDTPVPAGAVHVWWLLQAGFVIKSPGGNTVCIDAYLTDSVKTSYGISRGYPAPLSPEESEFDAVLATHSHDDHQDPEAIIPFSKHAKTRYIGPFNVIKLARAGGFYGERSVLINRGEVVEVGDIKIEAVYARHMFEPEPTPDATGYLITVGKWRIYHSGDTEYDARIVDDTENRTDISLICINGITGNMDTKEAAFLAWRQGCQVAVPMHFGLWNEDEEFNKTATLDLSEFTDTYKLLEPTGRVWIPVLGEPLELK from the coding sequence ATGGATGCAAAGAACAGTTCATTATGGCCAGTAATTCGGGATACTCCAGTACCGGCTGGCGCGGTACACGTATGGTGGCTACTTCAAGCGGGCTTTGTCATAAAGAGTCCTGGGGGCAATACGGTTTGTATTGACGCGTATCTAACCGACTCAGTAAAAACCTCTTATGGCATTAGTAGAGGTTATCCAGCCCCGCTTTCACCCGAGGAATCTGAATTTGATGCCGTTCTGGCAACTCATTCCCATGACGATCACCAAGACCCTGAGGCGATCATTCCATTTTCAAAGCATGCAAAAACTCGATATATAGGTCCATTTAACGTTATTAAGCTGGCAAGAGCGGGAGGATTTTATGGAGAGCGTTCGGTACTAATAAATCGTGGAGAAGTTGTAGAAGTAGGAGATATAAAGATTGAAGCGGTGTATGCCCGACATATGTTTGAACCAGAACCAACACCAGATGCGACGGGTTACTTAATCACGGTTGGGAAATGGCGAATTTATCACTCAGGTGATACGGAGTACGATGCCAGAATTGTTGATGATACTGAAAATCGAACTGATATTTCTCTTATATGCATTAATGGAATTACGGGCAACATGGACACTAAGGAAGCGGCCTTTTTGGCATGGCGACAAGGGTGCCAAGTGGCGGTTCCGATGCACTTCGGGTTATGGAATGAAGATGAGGAGTTTAACAAGACTGCCACCCTTGATTTGAGTGAATTTACTGATACTTACAAACTTTTAGAACCCACCGGTCGAGTTTGGATTCCAGTGCTGGGTGAACCACTTGAGTTGAAGTAG
- a CDS encoding extracellular solute-binding protein has protein sequence MSKKRVEREDVLGASTLEVGRRGFIKGAGAVAGVAAVSSVAGAAPASAAKTQLNITTWMGVEPGRKEAWESVLAKFNAQSTTSEVKLTGWPFAQYVNQVLTGLEAGTLTDDLIMSTPDLAVRLFKSGYFLPLTDAIKAAGVTPNPKIHAYVTNKAGAVHGVSIVTVNFGLLYNSELFKKAKIKPPTTPEELLAAAKKLTKKPNQHGFWHPNTMAEQGDFWFNMQNWVNMYDGVWAVGKTPKANSPQVVKAMKLWLDLYNTSIPKGINNAAATQLAANGRIAQGFWVSAAVNVLKSTNEAVYAKLRSVPLPHKSHKAASRVHPISLNKLGKNKEAATEFLTWLFKPENMADLTMQCLDFIPPFPEMTKVAAFKSYLKTLPWIDGFLTPPSVPITPMDMMGDFITKSDEYGTIILTNLQSAMNKKKTVKQAMDQAQKELLVLATKL, from the coding sequence ATGAGCAAAAAAAGAGTCGAGAGAGAAGATGTTCTCGGAGCAAGCACTCTAGAAGTAGGGCGTCGTGGATTTATAAAAGGTGCCGGCGCAGTTGCCGGTGTCGCCGCGGTTAGTTCAGTTGCTGGAGCAGCACCTGCCTCAGCAGCTAAAACTCAACTGAATATAACTACTTGGATGGGCGTAGAACCTGGCCGTAAAGAGGCTTGGGAATCAGTGTTAGCGAAATTTAATGCGCAAAGCACAACAAGTGAAGTCAAGTTGACTGGTTGGCCATTCGCTCAGTATGTAAACCAAGTGTTAACTGGTTTAGAAGCGGGTACTCTCACAGACGATTTGATTATGTCAACTCCTGACTTAGCAGTTCGCCTCTTTAAGAGTGGTTACTTTTTGCCACTGACAGATGCGATAAAGGCAGCGGGTGTAACTCCAAATCCAAAAATTCACGCTTATGTCACAAATAAGGCTGGGGCAGTGCACGGCGTAAGCATTGTGACAGTTAACTTTGGGTTACTTTATAATTCAGAGTTGTTCAAAAAAGCGAAGATCAAACCACCAACCACTCCTGAAGAGCTTTTGGCAGCTGCAAAGAAACTCACTAAGAAGCCAAATCAACATGGTTTCTGGCATCCAAATACGATGGCAGAACAAGGTGATTTCTGGTTCAACATGCAGAACTGGGTGAATATGTACGATGGAGTTTGGGCAGTTGGTAAAACTCCAAAGGCAAACTCTCCTCAGGTTGTGAAGGCAATGAAGTTGTGGCTAGATCTTTATAACACTTCAATTCCTAAGGGAATCAATAATGCTGCAGCAACTCAGCTCGCAGCCAATGGGCGAATCGCACAGGGATTCTGGGTTTCAGCGGCCGTAAACGTTCTCAAGAGTACAAATGAGGCTGTTTATGCCAAGTTACGCAGCGTGCCATTGCCACATAAGAGTCACAAAGCGGCCTCACGTGTTCACCCAATTTCACTCAATAAGTTGGGCAAAAACAAAGAGGCGGCAACAGAGTTCCTCACATGGCTATTTAAGCCAGAAAATATGGCTGATTTAACTATGCAATGTTTAGACTTTATCCCTCCATTCCCAGAGATGACAAAGGTCGCAGCATTCAAGTCGTACCTTAAGACTCTTCCATGGATTGATGGATTCTTAACTCCTCCAAGTGTGCCTATCACTCCAATGGATATGATGGGCGACTTCATTACGAAGAGTGACGAATACGGAACTATTATCCTCACTAATTTACAGTCGGCTATGAACAAGAAGAAGACTGTAAAACAAGCTATGGATCAAGCACAGAAGGAGCTTTTAGTTTTGGCAACAAAACTTTAA
- a CDS encoding FGGY-family carbohydrate kinase: protein MSEKLILGLDIGTSSVKAIFINKGGDVLERVEVKIATISAEPGLAEQKAEDYLDALKSIAEFNKDLTRNLIAIGLSGHTPSVVCIDESGVALRPVLTWQDTRAQKESQELQEVFGNPLEVIGTSLPWSPSACPAKLLWLSRNESWLVQRARWVLQPKDYVGFHLTGEAISDPWSSKGLCNVKNRQPIESLLKYTGWPTSIVPELRDGFSSRGNVSQTAALTFGFPSGIPVSTGWSDAMSGMVAIDVMREPSSFIITGTSAIVGSSTRTPPKDGGSLYIIPESCAPLTITYGPTQSSGSSISWARDLLNLDLDEVMNFSQQSEGKNLPIYLPYIFGERAPLWRADIQGGFYGITGNMRKAEFAAAVLEGISFAEKQVLETAEGLNGETQSTVKLGGHAGNDARWEKIRLQTLGRNIARYDDIDTTTRGAAILAHSVLSGNLAESSLKLRFNPLKSSANQENKEYSQRKFQEFLLAQSFAIRLADHKKSQGR from the coding sequence TTGAGTGAAAAACTCATTCTTGGTCTAGACATCGGAACTTCTTCTGTGAAGGCTATTTTCATTAACAAGGGTGGCGATGTTTTGGAAAGAGTAGAGGTAAAAATTGCGACAATTTCTGCAGAGCCTGGGTTGGCAGAACAAAAAGCTGAAGATTATCTGGATGCCTTAAAAAGTATTGCGGAGTTTAATAAAGATTTGACTCGAAATTTAATAGCGATTGGACTCTCTGGTCACACACCATCAGTTGTCTGCATCGATGAAAGCGGCGTTGCGCTTCGCCCAGTGTTAACATGGCAAGATACTCGCGCACAAAAAGAGTCGCAAGAACTGCAAGAGGTTTTTGGGAATCCTCTTGAAGTAATTGGAACCTCATTGCCATGGTCCCCAAGTGCTTGTCCTGCCAAACTACTGTGGTTATCAAGAAACGAAAGTTGGCTGGTTCAAAGGGCTCGTTGGGTTTTACAGCCAAAAGACTATGTCGGGTTTCACTTAACGGGTGAAGCAATCTCTGACCCATGGTCTTCAAAAGGGTTATGCAATGTAAAAAATAGGCAACCAATTGAATCTCTTCTCAAATATACGGGTTGGCCTACTTCGATAGTTCCTGAATTAAGAGATGGCTTCTCGAGTCGTGGAAATGTTTCACAAACCGCTGCATTAACCTTCGGCTTCCCATCCGGTATCCCAGTAAGTACTGGGTGGTCTGATGCTATGTCAGGAATGGTAGCCATTGACGTGATGCGCGAGCCAAGCTCTTTCATAATTACGGGCACTTCTGCAATTGTAGGATCGTCAACTCGCACACCCCCGAAGGATGGGGGATCGCTCTACATAATCCCCGAATCATGTGCTCCATTGACGATTACTTATGGACCTACACAATCCAGTGGAAGTTCAATATCTTGGGCACGCGACTTGCTTAATCTCGATCTCGATGAAGTCATGAATTTTTCACAACAATCAGAAGGGAAAAACCTTCCAATATACTTGCCTTACATATTTGGTGAGAGGGCTCCCTTATGGAGGGCTGATATCCAAGGGGGCTTCTATGGCATTACAGGAAATATGAGAAAAGCAGAGTTTGCAGCGGCGGTTTTAGAGGGTATTTCATTTGCTGAAAAACAAGTTCTTGAGACCGCAGAAGGGTTGAATGGGGAAACTCAATCTACTGTTAAATTAGGCGGACATGCAGGCAATGACGCAAGGTGGGAGAAAATCAGGCTGCAAACTCTTGGTCGTAATATTGCACGTTATGACGATATCGATACAACAACTCGTGGAGCGGCAATTCTCGCACACTCTGTTTTAAGCGGAAATCTCGCTGAATCATCGCTGAAATTGAGATTTAACCCTTTAAAATCTTCGGCAAATCAGGAAAATAAAGAGTACTCACAGAGAAAGTTCCAAGAATTTCTACTAGCTCAAAGTTTCGCGATTCGCTTAGCCGATCACAAAAAAAGCCAAGGTAGATAA
- a CDS encoding mandelate racemase/muconate lactonizing enzyme family protein: MKVIGLETIRLREFPSILFVQVHTDEGLIGLGENCVGVESVETFLHESVAPRILGKNPLNINEVHEILHQDFIGFNGSSVAVRAASSIDIALWDLLGQVTNQPIYQLLGGKVRDQIRAYNTCAGSGYAKGSSNIDRNRKAQLGTVTSSEYEDLYAFLNEPESLVSSLKEMGMTAMKIWPFDEASIRSGGQTIDRNDLKVAVDLFERARVAAGDGFDIMLEMHSLWSTPAATIIANSVEEFFPFWIEDPIRNESADALKRFKSGVNLPLTVGETTGTRWDHHRLLASGAVDHLMLDPGWVGGITEASAVIALASTYGTPVAPHDCTGPVVLTVGTHLGVAYSNIELQEMVRAFYYGWYQDMVTVLPQYKDGFLTPPTGPGLGTALQPGINKRSDAIVRWSRLE; encoded by the coding sequence ATGAAAGTTATTGGCTTGGAAACAATACGGTTGCGAGAATTTCCAAGCATACTTTTTGTGCAAGTCCATACGGATGAGGGCTTGATTGGACTTGGCGAGAATTGTGTAGGTGTAGAAAGTGTTGAGACATTCCTTCACGAAAGTGTTGCGCCTCGGATATTAGGTAAGAACCCACTTAACATCAACGAAGTTCACGAAATACTCCACCAGGATTTCATTGGTTTTAATGGCTCTTCCGTAGCGGTTCGAGCGGCATCTTCAATAGATATTGCCTTGTGGGATCTGCTTGGTCAAGTTACTAACCAACCGATTTATCAACTTCTCGGAGGGAAAGTTCGTGATCAAATTCGGGCTTACAACACATGTGCTGGCTCAGGATATGCAAAAGGGTCGTCGAATATTGATCGTAATAGAAAGGCGCAGCTGGGAACAGTAACAAGTAGTGAATATGAAGATCTCTACGCCTTTTTAAACGAACCTGAATCTTTAGTCTCAAGTCTTAAGGAAATGGGCATGACGGCCATGAAGATTTGGCCTTTCGATGAGGCATCAATTCGATCTGGTGGACAGACTATCGATAGAAATGATTTGAAAGTTGCAGTCGATCTATTTGAACGCGCGCGCGTAGCTGCAGGCGATGGGTTTGACATCATGCTGGAAATGCATTCGCTCTGGTCTACTCCCGCCGCGACAATCATCGCTAACTCCGTTGAAGAGTTCTTTCCATTCTGGATTGAAGATCCAATCAGAAATGAAAGTGCTGACGCGCTCAAAAGATTTAAGAGTGGGGTAAATCTACCTTTAACTGTGGGAGAGACGACCGGTACTAGGTGGGATCACCATCGCTTGCTCGCCTCTGGTGCAGTCGACCATTTAATGCTCGATCCTGGCTGGGTAGGTGGAATTACTGAGGCCAGCGCCGTAATCGCTCTTGCATCAACCTATGGAACGCCCGTCGCTCCTCATGATTGTACTGGCCCGGTTGTTTTGACTGTTGGTACACATCTCGGAGTTGCATACTCCAACATTGAATTGCAGGAGATGGTCCGTGCTTTTTACTATGGCTGGTACCAAGATATGGTGACGGTTCTTCCACAGTATAAAGATGGTTTTTTAACTCCCCCAACGGGTCCTGGACTCGGTACGGCCTTACAACCCGGGATAAACAAACGCAGCGATGCAATCGTCCGGTGGAGTCGTCTTGAGTGA
- a CDS encoding GntR family transcriptional regulator has translation MTLKPLGLKVASRRVLSDVVTDDLREAIITHELEPGRRIAEDELALQMGVSRGPIREALMRLEREGLITTERHKGARIASWDHDDILEIYSMRSVLEELAIEWACKNATALDIEAMEDVLHHYAKLTEKQRTPSVVSSIDLEFHTALFAAAHHDRLLQAWTVLRSQILAFLVYTWSKDKNINKTFLPSWAPDHAAIVEVIRNKQTKKAKDMLSAHVERGFQRVAVHFTEQPIAAKKD, from the coding sequence ATGACATTAAAGCCTCTGGGTCTAAAAGTCGCATCACGCCGAGTGCTCTCGGATGTAGTAACAGATGATCTTCGTGAGGCGATTATCACTCATGAGTTAGAACCCGGTCGCCGAATAGCTGAAGACGAACTCGCTTTGCAGATGGGTGTATCGAGGGGTCCCATCCGGGAAGCCCTAATGCGCCTAGAACGAGAAGGCCTCATAACCACCGAAAGGCATAAAGGCGCTCGGATCGCTTCGTGGGATCATGACGATATCCTAGAAATTTATTCGATGAGAAGCGTTCTTGAAGAGTTAGCGATTGAGTGGGCATGTAAAAACGCTACAGCTTTAGATATTGAAGCGATGGAGGATGTTCTTCATCATTATGCAAAGTTGACTGAAAAGCAACGTACACCCAGTGTTGTGAGCAGTATTGATTTAGAATTTCATACCGCTCTTTTTGCAGCCGCTCATCATGATCGTTTATTGCAAGCATGGACTGTACTCCGATCTCAAATTCTCGCGTTTTTAGTTTATACATGGTCGAAGGATAAAAACATTAATAAGACTTTTCTTCCAAGTTGGGCACCAGATCACGCCGCAATAGTTGAAGTTATTAGAAACAAGCAGACTAAAAAGGCTAAAGATATGTTGAGTGCTCATGTTGAGCGAGGATTCCAAAGAGTGGCAGTTCATTTTACAGAACAGCCTATAGCGGCTAAGAAAGACTAA
- a CDS encoding Ldh family oxidoreductase, with protein MPEPVKTLKITRQEVLQISQSILEKFGSSKVYAQSVSESLVQAQEAGHASHGIIRLIEYTDSIKNGVIDPTVAPTILREEGSTAVIDAHWGWGQVACKFATEVAASKAREYGVAAISINSCNHIGRVGEYIELLAQKDLVSMMWCNADPAVAAFGGSQRLFGTNPFAAGIPSNDEPVIIDFATAASAEGKLRVARANGSIIPTGIVIDKDGKDSNNPQDFYSGGSLLPFGGHKGYCMSLMIELLGGALSGNHPSMNNGFTKGYGPVLIAIDPEKFFGLSFFKSEISEATKIIRSSKPTDSNQPVLVPGDVENIQRAQNSPEIQISEAIWSLIVELSLS; from the coding sequence GTGCCAGAACCAGTAAAAACTCTCAAAATAACTCGACAAGAGGTGCTGCAGATTTCGCAGAGTATTCTTGAAAAATTCGGTTCTTCGAAGGTCTATGCACAATCTGTATCCGAATCTTTAGTACAGGCACAAGAGGCAGGGCACGCATCTCACGGAATAATTCGTCTAATTGAATATACAGATTCGATAAAAAACGGAGTAATTGATCCGACCGTAGCACCAACGATTTTGAGGGAGGAGGGTTCAACTGCAGTTATCGATGCACACTGGGGGTGGGGGCAAGTTGCCTGCAAATTTGCGACAGAAGTAGCAGCGAGTAAGGCCAGAGAGTATGGTGTTGCAGCAATTTCTATTAATTCATGTAATCACATTGGACGAGTGGGTGAATATATTGAATTGTTGGCACAAAAGGATCTTGTCTCAATGATGTGGTGCAACGCAGATCCAGCTGTAGCTGCATTCGGTGGCAGTCAAAGATTGTTTGGCACAAATCCATTTGCTGCTGGAATACCGTCGAATGACGAGCCAGTAATTATTGATTTTGCCACTGCGGCAAGTGCAGAAGGTAAATTAAGAGTTGCGCGAGCTAATGGAAGCATTATTCCGACTGGTATCGTTATAGATAAAGATGGAAAAGATAGTAACAACCCACAAGACTTTTACTCCGGTGGGTCTTTGCTTCCTTTCGGGGGCCATAAAGGCTATTGCATGAGCCTAATGATTGAATTATTAGGCGGTGCGTTGTCGGGTAACCACCCTTCAATGAATAATGGGTTTACCAAAGGGTATGGGCCAGTTTTAATTGCGATTGATCCAGAAAAATTTTTTGGGTTAAGTTTTTTCAAATCGGAAATTTCAGAAGCGACGAAGATTATAAGATCATCCAAACCGACTGATTCAAACCAACCGGTACTAGTTCCAGGTGACGTAGAAAATATTCAGCGCGCTCAGAATTCGCCAGAGATCCAAATCTCAGAGGCAATTTGGAGTTTAATTGTAGAACTTAGTCTTTCTTAG